The sequence GAGAGGCCCGCGATGAGGCCCTCGCGGCGGCGATCGGCGGGCAGGTAGCCCACGCCGGCGCGCAGGAAGGCCGGGTAGGGGCGGCCGGTCAGGTCGGCCCCGCCCACGACGACGCGCCCCCGCCGCGCCCGGAGCAGCCCCGCGCAGGCGCGCAGCAGGAGGCGCTGGCCGCTCCCCTCGAGGCCCGCGAGCCCGATCACCTCGCCGCGGCGGACGGCGAGGCGGGCGATGTGCACGTTGAGCCGGTGATCGCCGAACGCCACGCCCTCGAGGGCGAGCGCGTCGCCCCCGCTCGGCTCGGGGCTCGGCTCGGGGAGGCGCTCCAGGGGCGCGAGCGCCGCGCCGCCGCTGCCCGCCTCGGGGGATCGCTCCTGAGACGCGAGCGCCTCGCCGAACATCAGCGCGACGAGGCGATCGGCCCCGGCCGGCATCTCCGCCTCTCCCGCCACCTTGCCGTGCCGCAGCACCGTCACGCGATCGCAGAGCGCCTCGACGTCCGAGAGCTTGTGCGACACGAGGACGATCGCCTTGCCGTCCGCCTTGAGCCGCCGCAGCGCGGAGAACAGGGCTTCCTGCTGCGCCCCGGAGATCCCCGTCGTGGGCTCGTCCAGGAGCAGCGCTCGGACGCCCAGCGAGAGGAGCCGCAAGAGCTCGATCTGCTGGCGCTCCCCGAGCGTGAGCCGGGCGACGTGCTCGTCCGGGTCGACGGAGAAGCCGAAGCGCGCCGCGAGCGCGAGCAGCTCCTCGCGCGCCGCGCGCCGGGGGAGGAAGACGCCCGCGGCCCGGCCGTGGCCCGAGAGCAGCGAACGCGCGCCGCCGCCCGCGCCGGCCGCGCGGGGCCGGGCGACGAGGTAGCTCTCCAGGACGGTGAGCGGCGGGAAATCGAGCGGCTCCTGGTGGAGCACGCCGACGCCGGCGGCGAGCGCGTCCGCCGGGCTCGCGAGCGCCACCGGGCGGCCATCGAAGAGCAATCGGCCCGCGTCCGGCCGGACGAGCCCGCCCAGGATCCGGAGGAGCGTGCTCTTGCCGGCGCCGTTCTCGCCGAGCAATCCGTGGACGGCGCCAGCCTGGATCGTCAGCGACACGCCGTCGTTGGCCTTGACCGGGCCGAACCGCTTCGCGACGCGCTCGATCTCGATCCGCATGGATCACCGCCCCGAGGCGGCTACTTGCTCGGCCCGGTGATCCCCCGGACCAGCTGCGGCAGATACCAGATCTGCTGGGGCGTCGCGGCCTCGCCGTCCTTCAGGAACTCGGTCCCGTCCTGGAACTTGAGCGGCCCCTTGAAGAGGTCGAGCCCGTTGGCGAGCTCGATGACGAACGCGCCGAGCGGCGCCTGCGCCTCTCCCAGCGCGGCGCCGGGCCCGAAGCCGACGACCGACGAATCGCCGTTCAGGTCGCGGAAGTCCGGCCCTTGCCAGACGAACTCGCTCGCGTACTTGCCCGCGCGCGCCTTCTCGATCGTGTCGCGGTAGAGCGGCGCCCAGTTGTAGTACGCGACGCCGAGGCAGATCTCCGGCGCCAGGTCGCAGCCGGCCTTGTGATCGTAATGGACGTACTTGACCTTCTTGCCGGCGCCGCTCGCCTTCTTGGCCTGCAGCGCTGCCTCGGGCGTGTCGAGCCCGGTCATCAGCACGTCGAAGCCGCCGCCGATGAAGTCGTCAGCCACCTTGGTGGGGTCGAGGGTGACGCCCGGGATGTTGAACCAGAAGCCGATCCACGTGACCTTGAACGTGAGATCCTCCGGCTTCTTCTTCTGGTACTTCTCCCAGCAGTACCGCGCGCCGAGGTACGCCGCGGTGACCAGCCGGCGGGTCTCGTCGTTCACGAGCGGGCCGACAACCCCGATCTTGCCCGTCTCGGTGCCGAGCGCCGCGGCGCACCCGGCGATGTGCTGGGCCGCCTCGATACGCCCCATGAAGTTGCCCAGGTTGGGCTGGGGCTTGTGGTTCTTGCCCTCCTTCCAGGCGTAATCGCCGGAGACGTGGATGACCGTGACCTCCGGGTGCTTGCGCGCGGTCTCGAGGGCGTCGTCCTTGTAATCGTCGGAGTTGTAGACGACGAACCGCGCGCCCCGGGAGATGAGATCGTCCGCGACCTGGGACCCCTTCACGTTCGGGCGGTCGGACGGGTTCACCTTGTCGACATACTCGAAGCCGACGTCCGGCATCTTGGCGAGGACCGACCGGATCCCGTCGTAATGCGCCTGGTTCCACCCTTTGTCGTTGTAAGGGCCGACCAGCACCATGCCGACCTTGTACGCGGCGGCCGGCGCAGCGCTCGCCGGCGCCGCGGCGCCGGGGCCGGCGGTCTTGTCCGAGGGCGGGCTCGCGCTCGTCGATGAGCCCTGGCACGCGCCGGCCAGCAGCGACAGCGCAACGGTGAGGACGGCGGGCAGGCGGGCAGCCGGGCGCGGGACAGCGAAGGCCTCAGGCGACTTCGGCGGGCGATGTGTCACCCAGGCATCGTGGGCGGGAATGTCGCAGGGTGTCAAGAACCACCGAGACGGACGACGCCGAGCGCAGGTGTGCTCGGCGTCATCCATGTTTCACTGCGGTATCTCGATCACGTCTTCGCAGGTGAAGTCGACCCCCAGGGCCGCTTCGGGGTCCGCCTGGATCGTGGCGCACGTGCTGTCGCAGAGCACGATCTGGCTCGGGTTCGCGGCGCTGTCGTAACGCCAGGCGTTCTCGCTGGCGCACTCCTGGTCGTAGGAGAGCGCCGTCGGGTTACCTCCGCCGCTCTGGTACGTCACGCGGACCCGCTGCGCGTCGAAGGTCCGCCCGTCGGGAGCGGGCGGGATCTCGACCGTGCAGGAGACGGACGCGCCGCGGATCGCGTCGATCGCGGCCTTGAAGGCGGCCGAGGTCGCCCCGGGATTGCCCGTGTCGATCAGGTAGGCTTGCCCCGTCCCGCCCGCGTCGGCGATGTCGTGCAGGTTGTCGAGGTCGTGGGGCGCGCCCTCGACTGGCGGGTTGTCGACCCCGATGACGTAGGTCGGGACGCCGTCCCCGAGCGCGCCGGCCGCCGCGTCCGCCACGGGCTGGATCCTGTTGGCCCGATCGCCGCAGCCCGCAGGATAGCCGTCCGTGACGAGGACGATGGCGTACCTGCCAGGCGTGGCCCGCCGCTGGGCCTCGACGAACGAGATCGTCCCCTGCATGACGAACAACGTGGGCGTGCCGCCGCGCCAGTCGGCGCCCGGCGCCGGCGTGACGGCGTCGATCGCGTCGGCGAAGCGCGCAGAGGGCAGCGCTGTCATCGGGACCTCCGGTGTCTCGTAGGTCTCGGCCGAGCACTTCTCGTCGCGGTCCTCGTCCTCGCTCGGAAAGAACCTGAGCGACGCGTTGATGCCCTCGGAGAGGGGATCATTGAAGAACTGCTTCGTCGCCGCGACGACGGGCTCCCACTTGAGGTCCCTGTCGTACCAGGGCTCGTCGCCCATGCCCATGCTGCCGGACACGTCGAACGCGAAGGCCAGGTACACGGGCTGGAGGTCGGCGCTGGCCGACTGGGTGGCGCACGCTCCACCTTGGCCCGAAGAGCTGCCGTTGCTCGAGGAGCCGCCTTGCCCCGAGGAGCCGTTTGCGCCCGGACCGCCCGATCCGAAATCGCCGGTGCTGGAGCTCGTGAAGCCTCCCTGGCCAGAGCTCCCGCTCCCCGGGCCGCCGCTCTGCGAGCTCCCGTCGCCGTCGCTGGCGCCATTGCCCCCACATCCAACGCCGATCGCACCCACTGTCAGCAACACAATGGCCATCGTGGGCAATCTCATAAGTCGAATCCTCCATGAAGCGCGGCCCGGCGCGCGTCGCCGGCACCAAAGCCGTCGATTCTGCGTAGGGCACCCGAAGCAGACACGGCTGTGAAGCTCGCTCCCCGATGCCCTGGCATCCAGCAAGCATAGCTGACGGAGGTGGGGGCTGGACGACGCATAGCGCCGAAATGATGCGCCGCAGCCGGGCGGACGCTGCCATGCTGCATATGGTGCGATGTGGATTCCTGTCGCACCGCGGCCTCCGCTGTGGCCGGCGGCGCCGGCACGAGGGGGCCCAGAGCGCCGCGCGCCACGCATTCCGGCGTGCGGCCATGCCGGCTCAAATCACCCGGATGGCGAGCTTGCGGAGGTGGTGATGATCGAGGGCGAGGTGGGGCGTCGGCGGCCTGGGTCAGGGAAAAAGTCAGGGCGATCTCGGCATGGAAGCAGCCGGACCCGCTACCCCAACCTGGGTCGGGTCGCCGCGAGAGCGGACAGGACCTGCGCGGTACCTGCGCCGCGTCGTGGCGGCGGAGATCCTGGTCGTCATCGAGTCGAACCAGCCGGTGGCCGAGATCGGGCCGGTCACCGCCTCAGCTGGCGGAGCCGGCCCCTTTGGTCTCTGTACTGGCTGGCAGCGGTGAGCGAGAGCCTCCGAGGAGGCTCTCCGTATTGCTCCACTGCGGGAGCGGGGGCGTTCAGCGCGCAGCGATAAAGTGAATTTACCTTCGCCCATTACACTCCGACGCCCTCGCACGACGCCGGCCGCTTCCGCGCAGAGCCGACGGCTGCGGCGAGACGGGCGCGTTGGCGCGCGTTCAGCGCGCGGCGGATGCGCCGTTGCCAGCTGTCGCGACGCCCGACCACGTCATCCAGAGCACGGGCGGCCGCGTCGTTCGTGTCAGATGGGCTTCGACGAGGACGTGCTCCGCTCCGTGCTTCGCATCGTCGAGGAGGCCCGTGGATGCTCCCCGCCTGCATCGCCGTCTGTTCGCGAAGCGATCGGTCGGGTCACCCGCCCGTGCAGAAAGGCGCACCTCAGGACACCGCCGACTCGGTGGCGGTCGGCTCCGCCTCGGCTTGCGGCCGGCGGCGTCGGCGCGGCGGAGCGCGCCGGGCGGAGCGGGTGCGTCTCGACGCGCCAGATGCCGTCGTCCGTCAGGCGGATCGCCGCGAACCTGGCGACGCCGTCGATGGGGCCGTCGGTCTCGTGGCCGCTACCCCAACCTGGGTCGGGTGGCGCAGCGCCGCTCGGCGAGAGCTTGACGAAGGAGATATCCTGTCCTCGCTTGGAGACGAAGAGCATCGCGTCATCGGTCTTGAAGACCTCGCCGACGCTACCGGCCGCG is a genomic window of Sorangium aterium containing:
- a CDS encoding ABC transporter ATP-binding protein; amino-acid sequence: MRIEIERVAKRFGPVKANDGVSLTIQAGAVHGLLGENGAGKSTLLRILGGLVRPDAGRLLFDGRPVALASPADALAAGVGVLHQEPLDFPPLTVLESYLVARPRAAGAGGGARSLLSGHGRAAGVFLPRRAAREELLALAARFGFSVDPDEHVARLTLGERQQIELLRLLSLGVRALLLDEPTTGISGAQQEALFSALRRLKADGKAIVLVSHKLSDVEALCDRVTVLRHGKVAGEAEMPAGADRLVALMFGEALASQERSPEAGSGGAALAPLERLPEPSPEPSGGDALALEGVAFGDHRLNVHIARLAVRRGEVIGLAGLEGSGQRLLLRACAGLLRARRGRVVVGGADLTGRPYPAFLRAGVGYLPADRRREGLIAGLSIEEHVALRAPRRGLFLRPREIRRAAERAIEALRIRGRPDTPVERLSGGNQQRTQLALLPADLALLLLEQPTRGLDIASARWVWEQLLARCRAGAALLFASSDLDELMRYSDRVLVFSGGRVSPPVGAADLTLDRLGRMIGGELDDAALPSALAAPAPPPAPAGSDR
- a CDS encoding BMP family lipoprotein, with amino-acid sequence MTHRPPKSPEAFAVPRPAARLPAVLTVALSLLAGACQGSSTSASPPSDKTAGPGAAAPASAAPAAAYKVGMVLVGPYNDKGWNQAHYDGIRSVLAKMPDVGFEYVDKVNPSDRPNVKGSQVADDLISRGARFVVYNSDDYKDDALETARKHPEVTVIHVSGDYAWKEGKNHKPQPNLGNFMGRIEAAQHIAGCAAALGTETGKIGVVGPLVNDETRRLVTAAYLGARYCWEKYQKKKPEDLTFKVTWIGFWFNIPGVTLDPTKVADDFIGGGFDVLMTGLDTPEAALQAKKASGAGKKVKYVHYDHKAGCDLAPEICLGVAYYNWAPLYRDTIEKARAGKYASEFVWQGPDFRDLNGDSSVVGFGPGAALGEAQAPLGAFVIELANGLDLFKGPLKFQDGTEFLKDGEAATPQQIWYLPQLVRGITGPSK
- a CDS encoding vWA domain-containing protein is translated as MRLPTMAIVLLTVGAIGVGCGGNGASDGDGSSQSGGPGSGSSGQGGFTSSSTGDFGSGGPGANGSSGQGGSSSNGSSSGQGGACATQSASADLQPVYLAFAFDVSGSMGMGDEPWYDRDLKWEPVVAATKQFFNDPLSEGINASLRFFPSEDEDRDEKCSAETYETPEVPMTALPSARFADAIDAVTPAPGADWRGGTPTLFVMQGTISFVEAQRRATPGRYAIVLVTDGYPAGCGDRANRIQPVADAAAGALGDGVPTYVIGVDNPPVEGAPHDLDNLHDIADAGGTGQAYLIDTGNPGATSAAFKAAIDAIRGASVSCTVEIPPAPDGRTFDAQRVRVTYQSGGGNPTALSYDQECASENAWRYDSAANPSQIVLCDSTCATIQADPEAALGVDFTCEDVIEIPQ